ATGCTCAGCGCGGTCGATCGGACGAGCGCGCTGCGGGGACGGACGACGAGGTCGTAGGTCCGGACGCGCGGCCGTACCGCCGCCTGCGCAGTCATGTCCCCCACGTCGGATCCTCCTGAGATGCGGGCACAGCGAATCGCGCTGCCGAGCGACGCCCCTGCCACTCGTGTCCCGTGGCGTCCCGTCCCGGGGACGCCGTCCGGTCAGCATAGGCGACCGACGGGTACCGGGGACAGCCCGTTCCACCCCGCGGCGGCGTGTCCTGGCCACCGTGCGCGGATCGGGGTGCGGGGCGGTCCACCAGGTGGGGGACCAGGCACCTCGCGCGAGCCGTGAACGACGAAAGCGCGAGACCGGGGTCTCGCGCTTTCGTCGTGTGCTGGCGGAGGATAGGGGATTCGAACCCCTGAGGGCTTGCACCCAACACGCTTTCCAAGCGTGCGCCATAGGCCACTAGGCGAATCCTCCAGGCGCCACCTCGCGGTGACGACACCCCATGGTACAGGTCCGCGAGGGTGTGGATGACCACCTGCATCCACGGATGGGAATCCGCCCGGATGTCGCGACATGACCGGCGGCTACCCTGGATCCGTGTCGACCCGCATCTACATCACGTCCGCGGAGGGCCACACGGGCAAGAGCACCGTCGCCCTCGGAGTCCTCGAGACGCTCGCCCGCACGGTCGGCCGAGTGGGTGTGTTCCGGCCGGTGGCGCGCTCCGTGCACGAGCCCGACTACGTGCTCGAACTCCTGCTCCAGCACACCGCGGTCGGCATCTCCTACGACGACGCGGTCGGGGTCACCTACGACGACGTGCACGCCGACCCGGACGCGGCCGTCGCGACGATCCTCCGGCGGTTCGCCCAGGTCGAGCAGCAGTGCGACGCGGTCGTGGTCCTCGGTTCGGACTACACCGACGTGGGCAGCCCCACCGAGCTGTCGTTCAACGCCAAGGTCGCGACGAACCTCGGCGCTCCCGTGCTCCTCGTGCTCGGTGGGCGCGACTCCGCCGACCGCGGCGCCCGCACGCCCGAGGCCATGGCCCAGGTGGCGGACGTCACGACGAGCGAGCTCCGGGCGGCACACGCGCAGCTCCTCGGCGTCGTCGTGAACCGAGCGGACCCCGAGCGGCTCGCCGAGATCGTGTCGAGCGTCGGCGCCGCCGTGCACGACGACCACGCCGGCGTGCCGGTCTGGGCGATCCCGGAGGACCCGGTGCTCGTGGCGCCGACGGTCCGTGCCCTGCTCGAGGCCACCGACGCCACGCTGGTCCGCGGCGACGAGGCCCTGCTCGACCGTGAAGCCCTCGGCACCGTGGTCGCCGGGATGAGCATGGAGAACGTGCTGCCCCGGCTCATCGAGGGCGGCATCGTCGTCGTGCCGGGAGACCGCAGCGACGTCCTCATCGCGACGCTGCTCGCCAACCAGTCCGAGACCTTCCCGAGCCTCGCGGGCGTGATCCTCAACGGCGGGTTCGAGACCGCCCCGCAGATCTCGCGACTGCTCGAGGGTCTGTCGAGTTCGCTGCCGATCGCGCAGAACACGCTCGGCACGTACGACACGGCGCTCCGGATCACCCAGACCCGGGGGCGGCTCGCGGCCGACTCGCCACGCAAGGCCGACCTCGCGCTGGCCCTGTTCGAACAGCACGTCGACGCCGACGAGCTCCGCGACCGGCTCCAGGTCACGCCGTCCGGGGTGGTCACACCGCTCATGTTCGAGCACGGCCTCCTCGACCGGGCGCGCGGGTACGGCAAGCACATCGTCCTGCCCGAGGGCGACGACGACCGCATCCTCCGCGCGGCGTCGACGCTGCTCGCGCGCCAGGTCTGCCGGATCACGATCCTCGGCGAACCGGCGGCCATCCGGGCCCGCGCGACCGAGCTCGGCCTCGACCTCGAGCAGGCGCAGCTCCTCAGCCCCTTCGACCCCGAGCTCCGGGAGCGCTTCGCCGAGGAGTACGCCCGACTCCGAGCGCACAAGGGCATGTCGGTCGAACTCGCCCGCGACACCGTCACCGACGTCTCGTACTTCGGCACGCTCATGGTGCAGCTCGGCCTCGCCGACGGCATGGTCTCCGGGGCGAAGCACACCACCGCGCACACCATCCGGCCGTCCTTCGAGATCATCAAGACCCGCCCCGAGACGTCGATCGTGTCGAGCGTGTTCCTCATGGCACTCGCCGACCGGGTGCTCGTCTACGGCGACTGCGCGGTGATCCCGGACCCGACGAGCGAGCAGCTCGCCGACATCGCGATCTCCTCGGCCGAGACCGCGACGCAGTTCGGCATCGACCCCCGGGTCGCGATGCTCAGCTACTCGACGGGCGACAGCGGCTCCGGTGCCGACGTGGACAAGGTGCGGGCGGGTACGGCCTTCGTCCGCGAGCGCCGCCCGGACCTCCTCGTCGAGGGCCCGATCCAGTACGACGCGGCCGCCGATCCGACGGTCGCGAGCACGAAGATGCCCGACTCCCCGGTGGCGGGCAAGGCGACGGTGTTCATCTTCCCCGACCTCAACACCGGCAACAACACGTACAAGGCCGTGCAGCGTTCGGCCGGCGCGGTCGCGATCGGCCCGGTGCTCCAGGGGCTCCGCAAGCCGATCAACGACCTCTCCCGCGGAGCGCTCGTCAGCGACATCGTCAACACCGTCGCGATCACGGCCATCCAGGCCGGGACCGCGACCGAGCCCGCCTGACCCGGCCGACCCCACCCCGCGGCGTGAGCCGACCGACCACCGCGCACCGCGCCTCCAGTCCGAACGGAAAGGCAACCACCCCGTGACCGCAGCCCTCGTCGTGAACTCCGGATCGAGTTCGTTCAAGTACCAGCTCATCGAGCTCGACGACGAGCGGACCCTCGCGTCCGGCCTCGTCGAGCGCATCGGCGAGTCCGCCGGGGCCTGGAAGCACACGAACGCGATCACGGGGGAGTCCTCGTCGAACGACGCCGCGTCCGTGCCGGACCACGCCGCGGGCTTCCAGGCGATGCTCGACGCCTTCGGGAAGGTCGGACCGTCGTTCGAGGACCACCCGCCGGCGGTCGTCGGGCACCGCGTCGTGCACGGCGGCACCACCTTCGACGCCGCCACCGTGGTGACGGCCGACGTCGAGCAGCAGATCGAGGACCTGTCGTCCCTCGCGCCGCTGCACAACCCGGCGAACCTCGAGGGCATCCGCGCGGCGAAGCAGGTGTTCGCGGACGTGCCGCACGTCGCCGTCTTCGACACCGCGTTCCACCAGACGATGCCGCCGCACGCGTACACGTACGCGATCCCGTCCGACCTCGCCGAGCGGTACGGGATCCGCCGCTACGGCATGCACGGCACGAGCCACAAATACGTCTCCGAGCAGGCAGCCGCGTTCCTCGACCGCCCGCTGTCCGAGCTGAAGACGATCGTGCTGCACCTCGGCAACGGGGCCAGCGCGGCGGCGATCGACGGCGGTCGGTCGATCGAGACGTCGATGGGCCTCACCCCGCTCGAGGGCCTCGTGATGGGCACCCGCTCCGGCGACCTCGACCCCGCGGTCCTCGTGCACCTCCACCGTGAGGCCGGGCTCGACTTCGACGAGCTCGACGACATCCTCAACAAGCGGTCGGGACTCCTCGGGCTCACCGGCAACGGCGACATGCGCGACGTGCAGGACGCCGCCTCCAAGGGCGACGAGGTCGCCGAGGCGGCGCTCGCCGTGTACCGGCACCGCATCCGCCGGTACGTCGGCGCCTACACCGCGCAGCTCGGCGGGCTCGACGCGGTCGTCTTCACCGCGGGGGTGGGGGAGAACAACGCCCTGCTCCGCCGACGGGTCCTCGCCGGTCTCGAGCACCTCGGCATCGAGATCGACGCGGACCGCAACGAGCTGGCCTCACGGGAGGCCCGACGCATCTCCACGGACACGTCACGTGTCGCGGTGCTCGTCATCCCGACGAACGAGGAGCTCGAGATCGCCCGGCAGTCGGCTGCGGTCGCGCTGTAGCGTCGCCCTCCCGGCGCCGCGCAGCGTCGCCGCGCTCGACCGGCGGTCCGGCGCGGTGTGCGCGCTTCCGGCGTCCAACCGCGATCCCGACGTCGGACCAGGCCGGGTGCCTGGTCCGACGTCGGGATCGTGGCGCGACCCGGCCGTCGCTGCGCGGCGCGCGTCAGCTGAGCGCTGCGAGCGCCGCAGGGATCGGGGTGTTCCCGCTCGTCACCTCGAACTGCACCCCCACCGCGAGGTCGTCCACGAGCGCGTGCACCACGAGGGCCGCCACGTCCGCTCGGGGGATCGAGCCGCGCGGGACCGTCCGGCCGACGTCGACCGTGCCCTGCGGCGGTGTGTCGAGCAACGCACCCGGACGGATGATCGTCCACCGCAGGTTGCGGGCCCGGATGTTCGCGTCGGCCTCCGACTTCGCCCGCAGGTACACCTGGAACACGTCGGCGTCGCTCTGCGCGGGGACGACGGCCCGCTCGGGGTCGTAGCGGTCCGTCGCCATCGCGGAGATCATCACGTACCGCTGCACACCGAGGCGTTCCGCGGCGTCCGCGAGCAGGAGTGCCGCGTCGCGGTCGACGCTGAGCTTGCGTTCCGCGCCGCTGTTCGGACCGGCGCCGGCGGCGAACACGACCGCGTCGACGCCGCGGAGCCGCAGCGCGAGCTCGTCGTCGTCGAGCTGCTCCAGGTCGGCCACGAGCGCGGTGGCGCCCTGCTGTTCGACGTCCGGGACGTGGGCGGGGTTCCGGACGATCGAGACGGCGTCGTGTCCGGCATCGGTGAGCTGACGGGCGAGGAGGAGGGCGATCTGCCCGTGGCCCCCGGCGATGGCGATCTTCATGTGTCCGATACTGCCCGTCGCGTCCGGTAGACTTCCGGAGGCTCCTCACGTGACGCCATCCAGGCCAACTCCCCCAGGGCGGAAACGCAGCAAGGGTAACCGGGCTCTGGCGGGTGCGTGGGGAGTCTTTTCGTGCGCCGATCGCTCCGTGCGCCGATCGTTTCGTGTGCCCGGCGCGGTTCGGTGACGGTTTCGTCACGGCCCGCGGACAGATTCCTGATCGTGTGTGAAGATCGGTCCCAGGAACCCCCAACCAGGGTTCCGACCCTCCACCGCCTCACCAGCG
This is a stretch of genomic DNA from Curtobacterium sp. 458. It encodes these proteins:
- a CDS encoding acetate kinase, encoding MTAALVVNSGSSSFKYQLIELDDERTLASGLVERIGESAGAWKHTNAITGESSSNDAASVPDHAAGFQAMLDAFGKVGPSFEDHPPAVVGHRVVHGGTTFDAATVVTADVEQQIEDLSSLAPLHNPANLEGIRAAKQVFADVPHVAVFDTAFHQTMPPHAYTYAIPSDLAERYGIRRYGMHGTSHKYVSEQAAAFLDRPLSELKTIVLHLGNGASAAAIDGGRSIETSMGLTPLEGLVMGTRSGDLDPAVLVHLHREAGLDFDELDDILNKRSGLLGLTGNGDMRDVQDAASKGDEVAEAALAVYRHRIRRYVGAYTAQLGGLDAVVFTAGVGENNALLRRRVLAGLEHLGIEIDADRNELASREARRISTDTSRVAVLVIPTNEELEIARQSAAVAL
- a CDS encoding SDR family oxidoreductase yields the protein MKIAIAGGHGQIALLLARQLTDAGHDAVSIVRNPAHVPDVEQQGATALVADLEQLDDDELALRLRGVDAVVFAAGAGPNSGAERKLSVDRDAALLLADAAERLGVQRYVMISAMATDRYDPERAVVPAQSDADVFQVYLRAKSEADANIRARNLRWTIIRPGALLDTPPQGTVDVGRTVPRGSIPRADVAALVVHALVDDLAVGVQFEVTSGNTPIPAALAALS
- the pta gene encoding phosphate acetyltransferase, encoding MSTRIYITSAEGHTGKSTVALGVLETLARTVGRVGVFRPVARSVHEPDYVLELLLQHTAVGISYDDAVGVTYDDVHADPDAAVATILRRFAQVEQQCDAVVVLGSDYTDVGSPTELSFNAKVATNLGAPVLLVLGGRDSADRGARTPEAMAQVADVTTSELRAAHAQLLGVVVNRADPERLAEIVSSVGAAVHDDHAGVPVWAIPEDPVLVAPTVRALLEATDATLVRGDEALLDREALGTVVAGMSMENVLPRLIEGGIVVVPGDRSDVLIATLLANQSETFPSLAGVILNGGFETAPQISRLLEGLSSSLPIAQNTLGTYDTALRITQTRGRLAADSPRKADLALALFEQHVDADELRDRLQVTPSGVVTPLMFEHGLLDRARGYGKHIVLPEGDDDRILRAASTLLARQVCRITILGEPAAIRARATELGLDLEQAQLLSPFDPELRERFAEEYARLRAHKGMSVELARDTVTDVSYFGTLMVQLGLADGMVSGAKHTTAHTIRPSFEIIKTRPETSIVSSVFLMALADRVLVYGDCAVIPDPTSEQLADIAISSAETATQFGIDPRVAMLSYSTGDSGSGADVDKVRAGTAFVRERRPDLLVEGPIQYDAAADPTVASTKMPDSPVAGKATVFIFPDLNTGNNTYKAVQRSAGAVAIGPVLQGLRKPINDLSRGALVSDIVNTVAITAIQAGTATEPA